A region from the Campylobacter blaseri genome encodes:
- a CDS encoding thermonuclease family protein has protein sequence MPGKKSRGVCKGCHKDRYERNLCVIYRNDGWNYNIEIAKQGYAVAYKKGKYTKDKALAHQVNKAQGIAANSKFGLWKDHYSLMKYMANN, from the coding sequence ATACCAGGCAAAAAATCGAGAGGAGTTTGCAAAGGCTGCCACAAAGATAGATATGAAAGAAATTTATGCGTAATATATCGTAATGATGGTTGGAATTACAATATAGAAATCGCTAAACAGGGATATGCAGTGGCTTATAAAAAAGGCAAATACACAAAAGATAAGGCTTTAGCTCACCAAGTAAACAAAGCTCAGGGGATTGCTGCTAATTCCAAGTTTGGTTTATGGAAAGATCACTATAGCCTAATGAAATATATGGCAAATAATTAA